A single Lolium perenne isolate Kyuss_39 chromosome 6, Kyuss_2.0, whole genome shotgun sequence DNA region contains:
- the LOC127319516 gene encoding bidirectional sugar transporter SWEET15, whose protein sequence is MAFLNMEQHTWAFTFGILGNIISLMVFLSPLPTFYRVYRKKSTEGFQSTPYVVSLFSCMLWMYYAFLKSGAELLLTINGVGCVIETLYIAMYLLYAPKTARLLTAKLFLGLDVGLFGLIALVTMLVSRGDLRVHVVGWVCVAVALCVFVAPLSIIRLVIRTKSVEFMPISLSFFLVLSAVIWFAYGALKKDIFVAVPNLLGFVFGVAQMALYMAYRKKSPATTTVVHQLEIMKLPEHVKDTSKGGTPTEGRVSCGAEVHPIVDALPTSADDQAAVAIDVEEATRDDRNMLIRPEQAIRPDMAIVVQV, encoded by the exons ATGGCTTTCTTGAACATGGAACAGCACACCTGGGCCTTCACCTTTGGAATCTTAG GTAACATAATCTCGCTAATGGTGTTCCTTTCACCGCT CCCGACGTTCTACCGCGTGTACCGCAAGAAGTCGACGGAGGGGTTCCAGTCCACCCCGTACGTGGTCTCGCTCTTCAGCTGCATGCTCTGGATGTACTACGCCTTCCTCAAGTCCGGCGCCGAGCTCCTCCTCACCATCAACGGCGTGGGCTGCGTCATCGAGACGCTATACATCGCCATGTACCTGCTGTACGCGCCCAAGACTGCCAGGCTCCTCACGGCCAAGCTCTTCCTGGGGCTCGACGTGGGGCTCTTCGGCCTCATCGCCCTCGTCACCATGCTCGTCTCCAGGGGCGACCTCCGCGTCCACGTCGTGGGCTGGGTCTGCGTAGCCGTCGCGCTCTGCGTCTTCGTCGCTCCCCTCAGCATCATC AGGCTTGTGATCCGGACCAAGAGCGTGGAGTTCATGCCCatctccctctccttcttcctcgTGCTCAGCGCCGTCATCTGGTTCGCTTACGGCGCGCTCAAGAAGGACATCTTCGTGGCCGTGCCCAACCTGCTGGGATTCGTCTTCGGCGTCGCGCAGATGGCGCTCTACATGGCGTACCGGAAAAAGAGCCCTGCGACGACCACGGTGGTGCACCAGCTGGAGATCATGAAGCTGCCGGAGCACGTGAAGGACACCAGCAAGGGCGGCACGCCCACCGAGGGCAGGGTCAGCTGCGGCGCCGAGGTGCACCCCATCGTCGACGCGCTGCCGACGTCCGCGGACGACCAGGCGGCGGTGGCAATCGACGTAGAAGAAGCCACCCGCGACGACCGCAACATGCTCATCAGGCCGGAGCAGGCGATCAGGCCTGACATGGCCATTGTTGTCCAAGTGTAG